The Verrucomicrobium spinosum DSM 4136 = JCM 18804 genome includes a region encoding these proteins:
- the pbpC gene encoding penicillin-binding protein 1C: MGLITTLTLALLYLLLPKPELYPPSTTFSRQVYDRHGQLLNLTLTADGKYRVRLALDDFSPDLIAATLQHEDRHFYTHPGVNPVSLLRGFWGMVSRTPRGGGSTITMQFARLRYDLETRSISGKLVQVFRALQLERHYSKPQLLEAYLNLAPYGGNVEGAGAASLLWCGKPVHEISLREAVALSVIPQSPSRRTPKTKEDNEKLAAAQYRLFQRVQTARGLRADPLDGTFTLRPDRTVPRDAPHLSRRLLEETRNDLVQSTLDADKQRTVEAALADYLGRKRELGIRNTCAILVHAPSREVLAYVGSGGFLNEAIQGQVDGVVARRSPGSALKPFIYGLALDQGLIHPRTLLRDSKASFGEYNPENFDRGFAGPISASEALYRSRNIPAVSLTQRLAAPGLYGFMKQAGVALPKSADHYGLSLPLGGGEVTMEELAGLYSLLLDDGRPRPLRYLHEKVKEGAPQQIAEPLLTPEACFLVRDMLTLREGDDAAFDDPNVHWKTGTSHRFRDAWAAGMRGDYVLVVWIGNFDGRANPAFVARECAAPLLFETYRRLRLPLKESPPPAGVERIELCAVSGQMPTPHCQHRLHGWFIPGVSPVTPCDIHREILVDPLTHLRVLRDDGTRELQREVHEFWTPDLLELFRQAGVPRREAPALEPGSAPSLAGGDSRTAPRIVSPRPALVYTIRASDPSHRTISLLAETSAGVRKVFWFAGQQFLGASEPAKPLSWEPRAGKWTVQVMDDRGQSSSCHIRVEMVE; encoded by the coding sequence GTGGGGCTCATCACCACCCTCACCCTGGCCCTCCTCTACCTCCTCCTCCCCAAGCCGGAGCTCTACCCGCCCAGCACCACCTTCTCCCGCCAGGTCTATGACCGGCACGGTCAACTCCTGAACCTCACGCTCACGGCGGACGGCAAATACCGTGTCCGGCTCGCGCTCGACGACTTCAGCCCGGATCTCATCGCGGCCACGCTCCAGCACGAGGACCGCCACTTCTACACGCACCCGGGCGTGAACCCCGTCTCCCTCCTGCGGGGCTTCTGGGGCATGGTATCTCGCACACCGCGCGGGGGCGGGTCCACCATCACCATGCAGTTCGCGCGCCTGCGTTATGATCTGGAAACGCGCTCGATCAGCGGCAAGCTCGTTCAGGTCTTCCGCGCGCTGCAACTGGAGCGCCACTACTCCAAACCCCAACTGCTGGAAGCGTACCTCAATCTCGCACCCTATGGCGGCAATGTGGAAGGCGCGGGTGCGGCCAGCCTGCTCTGGTGTGGCAAGCCGGTTCATGAAATTTCCCTGCGCGAGGCGGTGGCGCTGAGCGTCATTCCGCAGAGCCCCTCCCGCCGCACGCCCAAGACCAAGGAGGACAACGAGAAGCTCGCGGCCGCGCAGTATCGCTTGTTCCAAAGGGTGCAGACCGCTCGCGGACTCCGGGCAGATCCGCTGGATGGCACTTTTACCCTGCGGCCGGATCGCACCGTGCCCCGCGATGCGCCGCACCTGTCCCGGCGTTTGCTGGAGGAGACCCGCAACGACCTCGTGCAGAGCACGCTCGACGCCGACAAACAAAGAACCGTGGAGGCGGCTCTGGCTGACTACCTGGGTCGCAAGCGGGAGTTGGGCATCCGCAACACCTGCGCGATCCTCGTGCACGCCCCCTCACGGGAGGTGCTGGCTTATGTGGGCTCCGGTGGCTTCCTCAATGAGGCCATTCAAGGTCAGGTGGACGGCGTGGTGGCCCGGCGGTCTCCGGGTTCTGCGCTCAAGCCCTTCATCTATGGCCTGGCTCTCGACCAGGGATTGATCCATCCCCGCACCTTGCTGCGGGACTCCAAGGCCAGCTTCGGCGAGTACAATCCGGAAAATTTCGACCGCGGCTTTGCCGGTCCCATTTCTGCCTCGGAGGCGCTCTACCGGAGCCGGAACATCCCGGCCGTGTCCCTGACCCAGCGACTGGCCGCTCCGGGGCTGTACGGCTTCATGAAACAAGCTGGCGTGGCCCTGCCGAAGTCGGCGGATCACTACGGTCTCTCGCTGCCGCTGGGAGGGGGTGAGGTGACCATGGAGGAGCTGGCGGGCCTGTACTCGCTGCTGCTCGACGATGGCCGCCCGCGCCCGCTCCGGTATCTGCATGAAAAGGTGAAGGAGGGCGCGCCTCAGCAAATCGCCGAGCCGCTGCTCACTCCGGAGGCTTGTTTCCTCGTCCGGGACATGCTCACCCTGCGGGAGGGGGACGATGCTGCGTTCGACGATCCCAACGTGCACTGGAAGACCGGCACCTCCCACCGCTTTCGCGATGCCTGGGCGGCGGGCATGCGGGGCGACTACGTGCTGGTGGTCTGGATTGGCAACTTTGACGGCCGGGCCAATCCCGCCTTTGTGGCCAGGGAGTGTGCCGCGCCCCTCTTGTTTGAGACCTATCGCCGCCTGCGTCTGCCCTTAAAGGAATCGCCCCCGCCCGCTGGAGTGGAGCGCATTGAGCTGTGTGCCGTATCGGGCCAGATGCCCACGCCTCATTGCCAGCACCGCCTGCATGGGTGGTTCATCCCCGGCGTTTCACCGGTCACGCCGTGCGACATCCATCGCGAGATCCTGGTGGATCCGCTGACGCACCTGCGGGTGCTGCGGGACGATGGAACCCGGGAGCTGCAAAGAGAGGTGCATGAATTCTGGACGCCTGACCTTCTTGAGTTGTTCCGGCAGGCGGGTGTTCCGCGCCGGGAAGCACCTGCCCTGGAGCCGGGATCGGCCCCCTCCTTGGCAGGGGGAGACAGCCGGACTGCGCCCCGCATCGTCTCGCCCCGCCCGGCGCTGGTGTACACCATCCGCGCCAGTGATCCCAGCCATCGCACCATCTCGCTCCTCGCGGAGACTTCGGCCGGCGTGCGGAAGGTCTTCTGGTTTGCGGGGCAGCAGTTCCTCGGGGCCTCAGAGCCAGCCAAGCCGCTGTCTTGGGAGCCGCGTGCGGGGAAGTGGACGGTCCAGGTCATGGATGACCGGGGCCAGTCTTCCTCCTGCCACATCCGGGTGGAGATGGTGGAGTAG
- the queA gene encoding tRNA preQ1(34) S-adenosylmethionine ribosyltransferase-isomerase QueA — MLTSDFDYQLPEELIASEPLADRSASRMLVVHRESGTIEHRSFTDLPKYLRPDDLLVLNDTRVLPARYFSNDGTKELLRLTFATPTLWRCMVKPGKKLRVGHTIAIGSATGTVKEIYENGDRLIEFDQMVDEAAFGHLALPPYMEREERTEDKERYQTVFAKHEGSIAAPTAGLHFTPELLASVPHTFVTLHVGVGTFQPVKADRITDHVMHSERYFLSEASAQRINEAGRVIAVGTTATRVLESIAQKHGGLKAAEGETSIFIYPPYEFRVVDALVTNFHLPKSTLMMLVSALAGKDLIFRAYEEAIRERYRFYSYGDCMLIL, encoded by the coding sequence ATGCTGACCTCAGACTTCGACTACCAGCTCCCGGAGGAGCTCATCGCCAGCGAACCTCTGGCAGACCGCTCCGCCTCAAGGATGCTGGTGGTGCATCGGGAATCCGGGACGATTGAGCATCGCTCCTTCACGGATCTGCCGAAGTATCTGCGACCCGACGACCTCCTGGTGCTCAATGACACCCGGGTGCTTCCCGCCCGGTATTTCTCCAATGACGGCACGAAGGAGCTCCTCAGGCTCACCTTTGCCACGCCCACCCTGTGGCGCTGCATGGTGAAGCCCGGCAAAAAGCTGCGCGTGGGCCACACCATCGCCATCGGCTCCGCCACCGGCACGGTGAAGGAGATCTACGAGAACGGTGACCGCCTCATCGAGTTCGACCAAATGGTGGACGAGGCGGCTTTTGGCCACCTGGCGCTGCCTCCGTACATGGAGCGTGAGGAGCGCACTGAGGACAAGGAGCGCTACCAAACAGTCTTTGCCAAACACGAGGGCTCCATCGCCGCTCCCACCGCGGGCCTTCACTTCACCCCCGAACTGCTGGCGAGCGTGCCGCACACGTTTGTGACGCTGCATGTGGGCGTGGGCACCTTCCAGCCAGTGAAGGCAGACCGCATCACCGACCATGTGATGCATTCCGAGCGTTATTTCCTCAGTGAAGCGTCAGCACAGCGTATCAACGAAGCCGGCCGGGTCATTGCCGTCGGCACCACCGCCACCCGCGTGCTGGAATCCATCGCACAGAAGCACGGCGGGTTGAAAGCAGCCGAAGGAGAGACCAGCATCTTCATCTATCCGCCTTATGAGTTTAGAGTGGTGGACGCTCTGGTGACGAATTTCCACCTGCCCAAGTCCACTCTGATGATGCTGGTGAGCGCCCTGGCGGGGAAGGACCTCATCTTCCGTGCCTATGAGGAGGCCATCCGCGAGCGCTACCGCTTCTACAGCTATGGCGACTGCATGCTGATCCTGTAG
- a CDS encoding DUF3592 domain-containing protein, translating into MLKRTTHSSTPSAPMGPGMRFFMTIIFPWIFILVGGGIMYAGVTNLRNASASKNWPTVPGKVVISEVDRHRSEKGSTNYSANVVYDYQVEGTTYSAKRVSFGDSRSSNPAGARTIQNKYKLGTEVPVHYSPKEPSLAVLEPGVTGVTLLLPGLGAVFFLVGCALAYYLPSAIKKDEAPRVNA; encoded by the coding sequence ATGCTCAAGCGCACCACCCACTCATCCACGCCCAGCGCCCCCATGGGGCCGGGCATGCGGTTTTTCATGACCATCATCTTCCCCTGGATCTTCATCCTGGTGGGAGGCGGCATCATGTATGCCGGAGTGACAAACCTCCGCAACGCCTCCGCCAGCAAGAACTGGCCGACCGTGCCGGGCAAGGTGGTGATCTCAGAGGTGGACCGTCACCGCAGTGAAAAGGGCTCCACGAACTACAGCGCCAACGTGGTCTATGACTACCAGGTGGAAGGGACCACCTACTCTGCGAAGCGGGTCTCCTTTGGTGACAGCAGGTCGAGCAATCCCGCCGGAGCGCGCACCATCCAGAACAAGTACAAACTCGGCACGGAGGTGCCGGTGCACTACTCCCCCAAGGAGCCGTCTCTGGCCGTGCTGGAACCCGGCGTGACCGGTGTCACCCTGCTGCTGCCTGGCCTTGGGGCCGTGTTCTTCCTTGTCGGCTGCGCCCTGGCGTACTACCTGCCCTCCGCCATCAAGAAGGACGAGGCACCTCGTGTTAACGCCTAG
- a CDS encoding SDR family oxidoreductase — protein sequence MSTSLFDLSGKTAVVIGGTGELCGAISEGFAAAGAHVVLVGRDAAKAEKRLAAITEAGGKGSFIAADASKRAELEALLAQVVAEQGKVDILVNGAGVNSPTPFLDIPEEEYDRIMNINTKAVVIACQVFGRYFVDNKVEASIINLGSMSGLLPLSRVFTYSMSKAAVHNLSKNLAREWAPLGIRVNTLVPGFFPAEQNKKVLVPERIAKIMAHTPAARFGEARELVGAALLLASNAAGSFITGHEMVVDGGYSSMTI from the coding sequence ATGTCCACTTCCCTCTTCGATCTGTCTGGCAAAACCGCTGTTGTGATTGGCGGCACCGGCGAACTCTGCGGTGCCATTTCTGAAGGTTTTGCTGCTGCCGGGGCGCATGTGGTGCTGGTGGGTCGGGATGCAGCCAAGGCGGAAAAGCGCCTGGCCGCGATCACTGAAGCCGGTGGCAAGGGCAGCTTCATCGCCGCAGACGCCTCCAAGCGCGCTGAGCTGGAAGCCCTGCTGGCCCAAGTGGTGGCCGAGCAAGGCAAAGTGGACATCCTGGTCAACGGCGCCGGAGTGAACTCCCCCACCCCGTTCCTCGACATCCCGGAGGAGGAGTATGACCGCATCATGAACATCAACACCAAGGCCGTCGTGATTGCCTGCCAGGTGTTCGGCCGCTACTTCGTGGACAACAAGGTGGAAGCCTCCATCATCAACCTGGGCTCCATGTCCGGCCTGCTGCCCCTGAGCCGCGTGTTTACGTACTCCATGAGCAAGGCAGCGGTGCACAACCTGAGCAAGAACCTCGCCCGTGAGTGGGCCCCGCTCGGCATTCGCGTGAACACCCTGGTGCCCGGCTTCTTCCCCGCCGAGCAGAACAAGAAGGTGCTCGTGCCAGAGCGCATCGCCAAGATCATGGCGCACACCCCGGCCGCCCGCTTCGGCGAGGCCAGGGAACTGGTGGGTGCCGCCCTCCTGCTCGCCAGCAATGCGGCGGGTTCCTTCATCACCGGTCACGAGATGGTGGTGGACGGCGGCTACTCCTCCATGACGATCTGA
- a CDS encoding apolipoprotein N-acyltransferase yields the protein MSFAQKTPPAAAAGARLRHWLQVILAGGCFSLAFAPLTWRWAVVPALFLLLKALQGQSPKTGARLGFVFGFSAYACTLTWLWQVFGAFSLALFAILALFTGVFGWLHGIIESRIASFGKRNLAIAACWLACEYIRSEHFWLEFSWATPGLAMGPHQMLQLIGVYGASFGVVLGTGFLQKNSTIHGGIVILSPFLYGVWVSESQKPAAPKSPVKVMLVQNESSDFEQHLAASQKAGADVQLVVWPEISTSRDPRRVPDQWARLKNEAQLHQRTFTLGTYTPSPDERGWYNTALTLDATGALGTHVKHHLVHFFNEGIPGQSFVPIPTTLGQIGTSICFDNDFEDVPRRMTLAGAEFFAVPSMDPARWGARQHEQHAELVRIRAAENRRWFAVASSSGVTQIVSPKGKVTARLPTLTEGTLQGVVGREQQLTFYTRWGWMFPGVVITAAGIWMLWGCLSRSRS from the coding sequence GTGTCATTCGCACAAAAAACTCCTCCCGCCGCAGCCGCTGGCGCTCGCCTCCGTCACTGGCTACAAGTGATCCTTGCCGGAGGATGTTTCTCCCTGGCATTCGCTCCGTTGACATGGCGCTGGGCGGTGGTGCCCGCCCTTTTTCTCCTGCTAAAAGCGCTGCAAGGGCAGTCGCCGAAGACGGGTGCGCGGCTGGGTTTTGTTTTCGGCTTCTCAGCTTATGCCTGCACGCTCACCTGGCTGTGGCAGGTATTCGGAGCCTTCAGCCTGGCGCTCTTTGCCATCCTGGCGCTCTTCACGGGGGTCTTTGGCTGGCTTCACGGGATCATCGAATCCCGCATCGCCAGCTTTGGAAAACGAAATCTGGCCATCGCGGCCTGCTGGCTGGCGTGTGAGTACATCCGCTCAGAACACTTCTGGCTGGAGTTCTCCTGGGCGACGCCGGGGCTGGCCATGGGTCCACATCAGATGCTCCAGCTCATCGGGGTGTATGGGGCCAGCTTTGGCGTGGTGCTGGGGACCGGCTTCCTACAGAAAAACTCCACCATCCATGGCGGGATCGTCATTCTGTCCCCATTCCTCTACGGAGTCTGGGTCTCTGAATCCCAGAAGCCTGCTGCCCCCAAGTCGCCCGTAAAAGTGATGCTCGTGCAGAACGAGTCCTCGGACTTCGAGCAGCACTTGGCGGCCAGCCAAAAGGCCGGAGCAGATGTCCAGCTCGTGGTCTGGCCGGAAATCAGCACGTCCAGAGATCCGCGACGAGTGCCAGATCAATGGGCCCGGCTGAAAAACGAGGCGCAACTGCATCAGCGCACTTTCACCTTGGGCACCTACACCCCCTCTCCAGACGAGCGGGGCTGGTACAACACCGCCCTCACGCTGGATGCCACCGGAGCTCTCGGCACGCACGTGAAGCACCACCTGGTACACTTCTTCAACGAAGGCATTCCTGGGCAGAGCTTCGTGCCCATCCCCACGACTCTCGGCCAGATCGGCACCTCCATCTGCTTCGACAACGACTTCGAAGATGTCCCCCGCCGCATGACGCTGGCAGGGGCCGAGTTCTTTGCCGTTCCGAGCATGGATCCCGCCCGCTGGGGGGCCCGTCAGCATGAGCAGCACGCCGAACTCGTCCGCATCCGCGCTGCGGAAAACCGTCGCTGGTTCGCCGTGGCCTCCTCCTCTGGAGTGACCCAGATCGTCAGTCCCAAGGGGAAGGTCACCGCCCGCCTCCCCACCCTCACGGAAGGCACTCTCCAGGGAGTCGTCGGTCGGGAGCAGCAACTCACCTTCTACACCCGCTGGGGGTGGATGTTCCCCGGGGTCGTGATCACGGCGGCAGGGATCTGGATGCTCTGGGGCTGCCTTTCCCGGTCAAGAAGCTGA
- a CDS encoding sugar kinase, which produces MSVPSTASFDLLALGEVLLRLDPGESRVRTSRQFTAWEGGGEYNVARGLRRCFGLRTGVLTAFADNEIGRLLEDFILQGGVDTTHVKWVPYDGIGRAVRNPINFTERGFGIRGAKGCVDRGHSAASQLKPGDYNWDEIFANGGVRWLHTGGIFAGLSETTAQLTIEACEAAKRHGVTVSYDLNYRPSLWQSRGGFPTAQALNHRLAPYVDVMFGVLTDDEPAAIAGNDDPNDIFAAQSAALQKGITGMLERYPNIKVAAATLRRVHTASRNDWGALAWMDGAFHRAKNYPHLDLMDRIGGGDGFVAGLVYGMLTGQTPQLSLDLGAAHGALAMSTPGDTSMATLAEVLKLAQGGDAKVQR; this is translated from the coding sequence ATGTCCGTTCCGTCCACCGCCTCTTTCGATCTCCTCGCCCTGGGTGAAGTCCTTTTGCGCCTCGACCCGGGCGAGTCCCGCGTTCGCACGTCCCGCCAGTTCACCGCCTGGGAAGGTGGCGGGGAATACAATGTGGCCCGCGGATTGCGGCGCTGCTTCGGCCTCCGCACGGGGGTGCTGACGGCGTTTGCGGACAATGAGATCGGCCGCCTGCTGGAAGACTTCATCCTGCAAGGCGGGGTGGACACCACGCACGTGAAATGGGTGCCGTACGACGGCATCGGTCGCGCCGTGCGCAACCCCATCAACTTCACCGAGCGCGGTTTTGGCATTCGCGGAGCCAAGGGCTGCGTGGATCGCGGCCATAGCGCTGCCTCCCAGCTCAAGCCGGGCGACTACAACTGGGATGAGATCTTTGCCAATGGCGGTGTGCGCTGGCTGCACACGGGCGGCATCTTCGCCGGCCTTTCCGAGACCACGGCCCAGCTCACCATCGAGGCCTGCGAAGCCGCCAAGCGCCACGGCGTGACGGTCTCCTACGACCTCAACTACCGCCCCTCCCTCTGGCAGTCCCGGGGCGGCTTCCCCACAGCCCAGGCCCTGAACCACCGCCTGGCTCCGTATGTGGATGTCATGTTCGGCGTACTGACGGACGACGAGCCAGCGGCGATTGCCGGGAACGACGATCCCAACGACATCTTCGCGGCCCAATCCGCCGCCTTGCAAAAGGGCATCACCGGCATGCTGGAGCGCTATCCCAACATCAAAGTGGCCGCCGCCACCCTCCGCCGCGTGCACACCGCCTCCCGCAATGACTGGGGTGCGCTGGCTTGGATGGATGGAGCGTTCCACCGCGCCAAAAATTACCCCCACCTCGATCTGATGGATCGCATTGGCGGGGGCGACGGCTTTGTGGCAGGCCTTGTGTATGGCATGCTCACTGGCCAGACGCCACAGCTCAGCCTGGATCTGGGTGCGGCCCACGGCGCTCTCGCCATGAGCACGCCGGGAGACACCAGCATGGCCACGCTGGCCGAGGTGCTGAAGCTGGCTCAAGGCGGCGATGCCAAGGTGCAGCGATAG
- a CDS encoding Ldh family oxidoreductase, which produces MPTYRILPTAAHNDLVRKAYTHRGYTAAEAEDAARFCEMASVHGIRTHNAIKALHLDHLFGSAVGGCKPGAEIKVIEKPFAASQVWDAQLKLGQSVAFEAMETCMKLADQYGIGQVSVDNAFHYLWGGGYVMDAAKKGYIAYTNCTSTLGEVVPFGGKFPVLGTNPHSWGLPTTEACGFPIVIDWATSTVAMGRVQQLRRENKPLPPGAAVDAEGNPTDDPHKAQWLLPFGAHKGYGLSLLIEVMGALIGGSLPTIRGGGGHPDFKDKPLEAGEKRTSSFYFQVIHPDAIGSGLFAKGRNQSQNVKAVLQDILGHGNEKCMLPGQPEADNARHTAKAGGLLFTDAEVEALNEIAEECGLPKFDVAALPSYEV; this is translated from the coding sequence ATGCCAACGTATCGCATTCTTCCCACCGCGGCGCACAACGATCTGGTGCGCAAAGCCTACACCCACCGCGGCTACACCGCCGCCGAGGCGGAAGACGCCGCCCGCTTCTGTGAGATGGCTTCCGTCCACGGCATCCGCACCCATAATGCCATCAAGGCGCTGCATCTGGACCACCTGTTTGGTTCGGCTGTGGGCGGTTGCAAACCCGGTGCGGAGATCAAGGTCATTGAGAAGCCCTTCGCCGCCAGCCAGGTCTGGGACGCCCAGCTCAAGCTCGGCCAGAGCGTGGCGTTCGAGGCCATGGAGACTTGCATGAAGCTTGCCGACCAATACGGCATCGGCCAGGTGAGCGTGGACAACGCCTTCCACTACCTCTGGGGCGGTGGTTATGTCATGGATGCGGCCAAGAAAGGCTACATCGCCTACACGAACTGCACCTCCACCCTCGGTGAGGTGGTGCCCTTTGGCGGCAAGTTCCCCGTGCTGGGCACCAACCCGCACTCCTGGGGCCTGCCGACCACCGAGGCCTGCGGGTTCCCGATTGTGATCGACTGGGCGACCTCCACTGTGGCCATGGGCCGCGTGCAGCAGCTCCGCCGTGAGAACAAGCCCCTGCCTCCCGGTGCGGCCGTGGATGCCGAAGGCAACCCGACTGACGACCCACACAAGGCCCAGTGGCTGCTGCCCTTCGGTGCCCACAAGGGCTACGGTCTCTCCCTCTTGATCGAGGTGATGGGAGCACTCATCGGCGGCTCCCTGCCGACTATCCGCGGCGGCGGCGGCCATCCTGACTTCAAGGACAAGCCTCTGGAAGCAGGCGAGAAGCGCACCAGCAGCTTCTACTTCCAGGTGATTCATCCCGACGCGATCGGCTCCGGCCTCTTCGCGAAGGGCCGCAACCAGTCCCAGAACGTGAAAGCCGTCCTCCAGGACATCCTGGGCCACGGCAATGAGAAGTGCATGCTGCCCGGCCAGCCCGAGGCAGACAATGCCCGCCACACCGCCAAGGCGGGTGGCCTGCTCTTCACAGATGCGGAAGTGGAGGCGCTCAACGAGATCGCCGAAGAGTGCGGCCTGCCGAAGTTCGACGTGGCAGCCTTGCCAAGCTACGAGGTGTAG
- a CDS encoding phosphoglycerate dehydrogenase → MTRVLLTTTSYQDTPGDHHALLESQGFEIHRERGPLPESRMLELAGEFDAFLCGDDEITQAVLEKSLPRLKVISKYGIGLDKIDVTACTAAKLPVLFTPGVNHTTVAEHTFCLLLAQVRNLVDSANAVRNGQWKRVTGHEIWNKSIGIVGLGRIGQEVAKRAIAFGMKVHALDPYWPEAFATENGVTRHEKIETMLPEIDVLSLHANLSESTRHLVNAERIKLCRKDLLVVNTSRAELVNMPDMIAALDAGTVGGYATDVLDEEPPPADHPLLKHPKALITPHIGSRTYESVPRQAMRATLNLVNYLKGEKDVIQANKF, encoded by the coding sequence ATGACCCGAGTCCTCCTCACCACCACCTCGTACCAGGACACTCCTGGCGACCACCACGCCCTCCTTGAATCCCAGGGCTTCGAGATCCATCGTGAGCGCGGGCCCCTCCCAGAGAGCCGCATGCTGGAACTCGCTGGCGAGTTCGACGCCTTCCTCTGCGGCGACGACGAAATCACCCAGGCTGTCTTGGAGAAATCCCTGCCCCGCCTCAAGGTCATCAGCAAATACGGCATCGGCCTGGACAAGATCGACGTCACCGCCTGCACTGCCGCCAAGCTGCCGGTGCTCTTCACCCCGGGCGTGAACCACACCACCGTGGCCGAGCACACCTTCTGCCTGCTGCTGGCCCAGGTGCGCAACCTTGTGGACTCCGCCAATGCCGTCCGCAACGGCCAGTGGAAGCGCGTCACCGGTCATGAGATCTGGAACAAATCCATCGGCATCGTCGGTCTGGGCCGAATCGGTCAGGAAGTGGCCAAACGCGCCATCGCCTTTGGCATGAAGGTGCACGCTCTGGACCCCTACTGGCCCGAGGCGTTTGCCACCGAAAACGGCGTGACCCGCCATGAGAAGATCGAGACCATGCTGCCGGAGATCGACGTGCTGAGCCTGCACGCCAACCTCAGCGAATCCACCCGCCATCTGGTCAATGCCGAACGCATCAAACTCTGCCGCAAGGACCTGCTGGTGGTGAACACCTCCCGCGCCGAGCTGGTGAACATGCCCGACATGATCGCCGCGCTGGACGCCGGCACCGTGGGCGGCTACGCCACGGACGTGCTCGACGAAGAGCCCCCGCCGGCCGACCACCCGCTGCTCAAGCACCCCAAGGCCCTCATCACCCCGCACATCGGCTCCCGCACCTACGAGAGCGTGCCCCGCCAGGCCATGCGCGCCACCCTCAACCTCGTGAACTACCTCAAGGGCGAGAAGGACGTCATCCAGGCCAACAAGTTCTAG